From one Falco biarmicus isolate bFalBia1 unplaced genomic scaffold, bFalBia1.pri scaffold_27, whole genome shotgun sequence genomic stretch:
- the LOC130143418 gene encoding urocortin-3-like — translation MAHTRLLLLLALLCAAETGQALHLYSAASIFSCLNAALAEAQKSRPEENTILDKRSFNLPSPEEVSGEEVGEDAVDEEMGKRMFPGEGHYKYVSQAQVKGKTYQNRAKSDRRTKVTLSLDVPTNIMNILFNIAKAKNLRAKAAANAHLVAQIGWRK, via the coding sequence ATGGCCCacaccaggctgctgctcctccttgcCCTCCTCTGTGCTGCCGAGACTGGCCAAGCTCTCCACCTCTACAGCGCCGCCTCTATCTTCAGCTGCCTTAATGCGGCCCTTGCTGAAGCCCAGAAGAGCCGCCCAGAAGAAAACACCATCTTGGACAAGCGCAGTTTCAACTTGCCATCGCCAGAGGAGGTGTCAGGTGAGGAGGTGGGGGAGGATGCGGTGGATgaagagatggggaaaaggatGTTCCCAGGTGAAGGCCATTACAAATATGTCTCCCAGGCACAGGTAAAGGGGAAGACGTACCAAAACCGGGCCAAGAGCGACCGCCGCACCAAGGTCACCCTCTCCCTCGACGTCCCCACCAACATCATGAACATTCTCTTCAACATCGCCAAAGCCAAGAACTTGCGGGCAAAGGCCGCCGCCAATGCTCACCTCGTGGCCCAAATCGGGTGGCGGAAGTGA